The following are encoded together in the Gilvimarinus sp. DA14 genome:
- a CDS encoding glycoside hydrolase 43 family protein, giving the protein MRTLWMLALIGMAGCQTSPESAQPSKSVADKTYQNPIIHADYSDPDVVAVNGNFYMTASSFNASPGLPVLHSKDLVHWKLINHALPTQVPADVFATPQHGNGVWAPNIRYHNNEYWIFYPDPDYGIYVTRTSEPAGQWSEPELILAGEGLIDPTPVWDDDGKAYLIHAWAKSRAGINNILTLREMAPDTSWVSPEHTTIVDANKLERFRTLEGPKFYKRNGYYYIFAPAGGVDMGWQTVFRARDIAGPYEHRIVMEQGNTLVNGPHQGSLITAPDGRDWFIHFQSKKAYGRIPHLQPVAWKDGWPIIGEDPDGDGVGQPVTGGPMPLPAVAEGFSIDPGDEFTEQSLNLVWHFNANKQQRFYSLREKPGFLRLFAQPARKGDNLWMEPALLMQKLPAEIFEARGKITLSENARDAGLLLFGEDYAWVGLRRDDQGQVRVAYVQCMDARKGCEEDETESFKVNSDTLELRVIVQPGATAVFSFRDDLTGRFRSIGEHFQAKKGRWVGAKIGFFSRANDAQAYADIDYFRLNKVGGLGE; this is encoded by the coding sequence ATGAGAACACTTTGGATGCTGGCGCTTATCGGTATGGCCGGCTGTCAAACCTCTCCCGAATCTGCGCAACCTAGCAAATCGGTTGCGGATAAAACCTATCAAAACCCTATTATTCACGCCGATTACTCCGACCCGGATGTGGTGGCTGTAAACGGCAATTTTTATATGACGGCGTCCAGTTTTAACGCGTCGCCCGGTCTGCCCGTTTTGCACTCTAAAGATCTGGTGCACTGGAAGTTGATTAATCACGCTCTGCCTACCCAAGTGCCGGCCGATGTATTCGCTACGCCTCAACATGGCAATGGCGTTTGGGCGCCCAATATTCGCTACCACAATAATGAGTATTGGATTTTCTACCCCGACCCCGATTATGGTATTTACGTGACTCGCACCAGTGAGCCGGCCGGCCAGTGGAGCGAGCCCGAATTAATTCTTGCAGGCGAGGGCCTGATTGATCCCACACCCGTGTGGGACGATGACGGCAAAGCCTATTTGATTCACGCCTGGGCAAAAAGCCGCGCAGGAATTAACAACATACTTACCTTGCGCGAGATGGCGCCCGATACCAGCTGGGTTTCGCCAGAGCACACCACCATTGTGGATGCCAATAAGCTTGAGCGTTTTCGCACGCTCGAAGGCCCCAAGTTTTATAAGCGCAATGGCTACTACTATATTTTTGCCCCCGCCGGAGGCGTGGACATGGGGTGGCAAACCGTTTTTCGCGCACGCGATATCGCCGGCCCCTACGAGCACCGCATCGTCATGGAGCAGGGCAATACGCTTGTCAATGGTCCCCACCAGGGCAGCTTGATTACCGCCCCCGACGGTCGCGATTGGTTTATCCATTTTCAGTCCAAAAAAGCCTATGGCCGTATACCGCATTTACAACCTGTTGCCTGGAAAGACGGTTGGCCCATCATCGGTGAAGACCCGGACGGCGACGGTGTGGGACAGCCGGTTACCGGTGGCCCCATGCCTCTGCCCGCTGTGGCGGAGGGCTTTAGCATTGATCCCGGCGATGAGTTTACCGAGCAATCGTTAAACTTGGTGTGGCACTTTAACGCCAATAAACAACAGCGCTTTTACTCGCTGAGGGAGAAGCCGGGCTTTCTGCGGTTGTTCGCCCAGCCGGCTCGCAAGGGAGATAACCTGTGGATGGAGCCGGCGCTTCTGATGCAAAAACTTCCCGCCGAAATCTTTGAGGCGCGCGGCAAAATTACCCTGTCGGAGAATGCTCGGGACGCAGGCTTGCTGCTATTCGGCGAAGACTACGCTTGGGTAGGCTTGCGCCGGGATGATCAAGGCCAGGTGCGCGTGGCTTATGTGCAGTGTATGGATGCGCGCAAAGGTTGTGAGGAAGATGAGACTGAATCCTTTAAGGTTAATTCCGATACCCTCGAGCTGCGGGTGATTGTGCAGCCGGGGGCGACCGCAGTATTCAGCTTTCGCGATGACCTCACCGGCCGCTTCCGCTCTATTGGGGAACACTTTCAGGCGAAGAAAGGACGCTGGGTCGGCGCTAAGATCGGCTTTTTTAGCCGTGCTAACGATGCACAGGCTTACGCGGATATCGACTATTTTCGTCTGAATAAAGTGGGTGGTCTGGGGGAATAA